From Paenibacillus sp. PL2-23:
CTGACATTACTCTGGATTGGATTGACAAGCGTGACAAGGATCGCCCCTTTATGGTCATGTGCCATCACAAGGCGCCGCATCGGCCCTGGCAGCCGGATGAGAAGCATGCGCATCTCTATGAGGATGTTGATATTCCGGAGCCGGAAACCTTCTATGACGATTACAAGACCAGATCGCAAGCGGCAGTTGAAGCGCGTATGCGCATCGATCGGGATATGAAGGATGAGGTTGATCTGAAGGGCTTGCCGCCAGAGGGCTTGTCCGCCATCGAAGAGAAGAAATGGAAATACCAGCGCTATATTAAGGATTATCTGAGATGTGTAGCCTCTATTGATGATAATGTAGGCCGCGTGCTGGATTATCTTGATAAGGAAGGGCTTGCTGAGGATACGATTATTATCTATACATCCGATCAAGGTTTTTTCCTAGGCGATCATGGCTGGTATGACAAACGATTTATGTATGAGGAGTCGCTCCGCATGCCATTCGTCGTTCGTTACCCACGCGCCATTCAGCCTGGCACAGTTGCAACCGCAATGGCACTGAATGTGGACTTCCCTGTCACGTTCCTTGACTTTGCTGGAGTGGACATTCCGGAGGACATGCAGGGCCACAGCCTGCGTCCAATCTTTGCGGGCGAGGAGCCGGAAGGCTGGAGAACCTCTATGTATTATCGGTATTGGATGCACTTGGACAAATACCACAACGTCTATTCGCACTATGGCCTTCGCACAGACCGTTATAAGCTGATTTATTATTATGCGGAGGCGCTTGGCAGCTCCGGCTCGATTGAAGAGAAGCGCCAGCCGGAGTGGGAGCTGTTCGATCTGGAGGAGGATCCATACGAGATTAATAATGTGTATGGCAACCCTAATTATGCGGAGAGAGTGTCTGCGCTCAAGCAAGAATTGAGACGCCTCCAGCTGGACGTGCTGGATGAGCCGGTAGAAGAGATCGACTGATTGCAGCCCTCTTGGGACCATAATGAGTTAAAAAAGTGCACAGTCCTCTTAAAAAACGACTATTTGTTATATGCTATGATGAAATAGGTGAATAGGGGCGCCCCATAACCACTTGGTTGTGGGGCATGCTTATTTAAGAAGGAGGAAGCTTATCTATGAATCAAACATGCTTTATTAATGCTTTGGAAGTGTTGGATACGGAGGAGGGCTGGCAGCCGGTTCGTTTCTCGCCTCATCAGCTGGAGGCATTCTCCGATCATGATATGTTTCAGATCAGATCCCTGTGTAATGCCGGTATCGCTCTGGATTTCTACACGGATGCTTCTTATGTTCAATTCCAATATGTTGTCAAGGAATGGGTACGAGACTACTTGGCGTTTGATATCTACGTGGATAACATCTTTGTGGATCAAGTATACACAGCCAGTAACGAGTCTGGTGAGCATACCTTCATCTATGAGATGTCACAGCCGGAAGTGAGCAAACAGGAGCGAAGAATAACGATTTATTTGCCTCATA
This genomic window contains:
- a CDS encoding sulfatase; this translates as MNNTKKPNILFIMSDDHAAHAMSCYGSRINETPNIDRIANEGMRFDNCFCTNSICSPSRAAILTGKYNHLNGVKTIDDELDGRQMTFPKLLQADGYQTAMIGKWHLGHGGDADPTGFDYWTAVRGQGEYHDPIFLDAEGAKQIKGYATDIITDITLDWIDKRDKDRPFMVMCHHKAPHRPWQPDEKHAHLYEDVDIPEPETFYDDYKTRSQAAVEARMRIDRDMKDEVDLKGLPPEGLSAIEEKKWKYQRYIKDYLRCVASIDDNVGRVLDYLDKEGLAEDTIIIYTSDQGFFLGDHGWYDKRFMYEESLRMPFVVRYPRAIQPGTVATAMALNVDFPVTFLDFAGVDIPEDMQGHSLRPIFAGEEPEGWRTSMYYRYWMHLDKYHNVYSHYGLRTDRYKLIYYYAEALGSSGSIEEKRQPEWELFDLEEDPYEINNVYGNPNYAERVSALKQELRRLQLDVLDEPVEEID